In the genome of Oncorhynchus mykiss isolate Arlee chromosome 30, USDA_OmykA_1.1, whole genome shotgun sequence, the window ttgttgccggtgatgtctggtgaagacctgccttacaacaggcctacaagccctcagtccagcctctctcagcctattgcggacagtctgagcactgatggagggattgtgcgttcctggtgtaactcgggcagttgttgccatactgtacctgtcccgcaggtgtgatgttcaggtGTAcctatcctgtgcaggtgttacacgtggtctgccactgcgaggacgatcagctgtccgtcctgtctccctgtagcgcggtcttaggcgtctcacagtacggacatggcaatttattgccctggccacatctgcagtcctcatgcctccttgcaacatgcctaaggcacgttcacgaacatgagcagggaccctaggcatctttcttttggtgtttttcagagtcagtagaaatgcctctaGTGTCTTAAGttctcataactgtgaccttaattgcctaccgtaagctgttagtgtgttaaccaccgttccacaggtgcacgtTCAGTAatggtttatggttcattgaacaagcatgggaaacagtgtttaaaccctttacaagtAATATCTGtgaagtttattttattttttactagtttttttatttttatctttgaaagacagggtcctgaaaaagggcctttcttgttttgctgagttaatgaactataactcagtcaAAGCTTTAAacttgttgtgttttatatttgtGTTCGATGTATATTATACTGATATTATATTTTGAAGTTTTATTACTATGGAAGTGACTTTTTCTTCTAGGCTAAATGTTTTCTTTTTTCAACTGTTCCATTTATGATTTATAGCAGGGATGAAGACGCAACGGGCACAGGTTTTACTAAAAAGCAAAACATTGATGTTGGTATAAGAATgtcataattttttttattacGAATGTACAGGCTAATTTCTATTGTTAAGATTAATTACAATAATCTAAATGGGATTATGAGTACCGTAGGTGGACGCCCTAATGCGGTACACACACGATGCGTATGGATGTCCGGTAAATTAAAACCTCTGCAGCCAAATTTTCCTAATGGTGACCGAGATTTTCATTAGTTAAATGATGTTTGGGCCACATGTAATCTAGTGACATCACATGACTGGATCAATATGTCTATATTGAGGCCAAGGGTCAGAGATGGTTAAATTAAAATATGTTATCATGAGTTTCTATTGTCTCTCTGCACATCGAGCTGGTTTGTCTTCCAGTTTTCAGCCCTTCTGCCTCTTGTAGAATGTTCTAGAAGGAATTATGATGGCACACGCCCAGATATTGAAATGTTATCTAACTGTGAAATGTAATGCCTCATGTCAGTCCAGGCTGTGCAACAAGCTCTTCACCATAACTATAGAATAATGAGGGTAGGACTGGGCTTTGTGTGTGGAGGTTTGTGACCTGGTTCAATTTGGTTGGAGTGGGTACAGTCGTCATGTTGCCAGTCAGATAAGAAGTTTGAGAAGTGAAAATTCTATAGAAATGTTAATCACAAAAAAAGTAGTTGGGGTGTGGAGATTTGACTTGTCTGTCTTTTCCTCAATGCCTTCAATAATGTTCACCTTTAATGCCTTGTGTAAATTAGTTTGTTCTTTCTGTATTCTATTCTAAGGCGTTGACAGCGCCATTTTACCAGGTCAAATTCCTGGtgcatgtaaaaaaacaaacatttgatttGCTGTCCTTCTTCAATGTAGGGGGTAAAAGCAGTGGGATATTTGGTTCTCCAGATGCCCCAGCCGAGCAACGGAGACCCGTACCCCCAGGCGGTAACACCAGCAACATCATCTGGGGGCTAGAGAGCGCCCCACCCTCTGACAAAGCCCATTCCAACAAGCCAAAGGTAATCCAGACCATCCTtgtcccccagtctctcccattCCAGATCACTAATGGTTATGGTTTTCTAATTTGCATGATATAGGCTATATTAACATGTTCTCCCTATTATTCCTAGGACAACATTTCTGTGGGTGAAAGTCCCATGCCCATACCTGAGCCCCCAGGTGAGTTTGACACGGATAATGGATTCTGGCTACCACCTTACAGCCCGCTGTCTGCCAGGCAGTTACTAGAAATGACTTGTTGACCAAGATAATAATAATGACTTAATAATTGCATAATTATTCATTACTAATCGGTTTCGACACCAAGTCTTATGTACCATTTGGTACCAGGTAAATCTAACTCGGTTTCTCATCTTTTTCTCTcgtatccctctctccctttcgatCTCAGCTCCTCTTCCGAAGGAGAGCCCGGCcaaggaggtgaaggaagagaaCGTTGCCTCCCCTCCCCCCACTCCCACCAAAGCAGCGGTGGAGACTGCGCCTTCTCCCTCAGCCAAGAAGCCAGAGGCCTGCCTTAGTGAGCTCTCACTGAAGGACCACGAGCCCCACCTCGGCCCCCGCCCCCGCTCCCATAACAAGGTCCTTAACCCCCCAGGAGGGAAGTCTAGTGTGGTGTTCTACTGAGCCAGCTCCTCCATCCCATTTCTATTCAattatgcatcccaaatggcaccttattcccaatATAAGTAAGTAACCCTTGTCCGAGCCAGAACGGCACGTAGGGCAGGAGCCCATCTcttgtttctgtagcgtgaggctgcttgatgtacaagtacaccccctggacaggacaagTTTATGGTCCCTGGATAAAATTAGTGGACTGTATAGGAaacagggagccatttgggatccaAACCATGCACACCACTATTCTCTGTTCTGTTCATTTTCCCTTTTCACTCTGTCCTTCCATGTCTTGCACTTTCTAACCTAACCCATTCTTGACCTAACCTCCCCCTGTTCTTTTTAGATTATGTTGCTATCAAGCAGGAAGAAAATAATCTATCATTTTTACAGGCTAAATTCCTGTCCAATCATTCAAAATTCCCGATTCATTGCAAAGGTTCTATTTCTTGCtgtaaatgttattttttgtattacatggttttaaatgttattGTGTTGATTACAAAGGTTAATTTAGTCAATCACTGGCATCTATTTGTAATTCCGAGTATGACTCAGCAGTGTATCTTTGTCGGCATTGAGATCTGTTTGTTGCCCATGCAAACGGTTGTCATAGTAAGCCCTTAAGTGATCAAAATCCCTCTTTACTCTGTTTGTTAACAGTAACAGGTATCCCTATCATGCTCATTCTGTTTTCCATTTCATCAcactccttttctctccactaaTAATCAAACCTATCTTGAGTTTCTCTCTCTGCAGCCAGAAACAAACTCCTGTTCAGGGAAAAAAAAGCAAAAAATCGACTAACTAATGAATGCAAAGCAAAGAGCTATGGGCAGTACCCATGATGCACTGCCCACCCCCCAAAGTTCTTGTTCTGTGGAAGAAATTCCAATATGATTTTATATCTCCCATGCAAATGGCTGAATGTGTTGTGGTTGTTCCCTGCTCTGTTACCATTGCTTGCTGTTATCAGAGGTTTGTATCCACTCGGGGAGGCCTCTGTTTTAAATTAAAACGTCTGCTGTACACAATTGAACTCTGGAATAGTAAATGACTGGTCAAAATACGGATGGGGACTTGGGAGACCCTAAGGAACCCCTAGCCACCCATACACCGCGTTCCAGGCTGCCTGTCGTGCACCAATTCTTACAACGCCTGGCGAAGCGTTTTAGCATGTCAGTAACCAGTATGGCTAGTTTCTCATCACCGTATAAACCTTTTAAGACTTTGGTGTAAATCTGAGGTCAGCATATATTAAAGGTGCGTGATGACTTAGTGCAAATAAACATTTATGTTGCCATTAAATTAACCAAAACTGGCCGGTTTGTAGGCAGTCTGGAACGCACCCCGGTTCAAGGTTTCCTGGTGCCATCTTAACCCCTGAGTGTTGGAGTACAGGCAGGCAAAGTTCACAGCAGAGGAAAAGCAAAAATAACCTGTGTTGCAATAAAACTTATTTTCAGACTATCATATTTTGTCTATTTTGCTGTTTTCAGAGCTTAGGTATTGGTGGTGTCAATATATTGATTAAATAATGGAATCTTTGCAATTTCAGCCTAAGGGTTGTATTTATTCGTGCACACTGTAGCAAAGGTTTTGCAGCGAAAAACAAGTTATTTTTAGTTCAGGTAGTCAGTTCCTTCATTTTGgcccattttttttttcattttagtGTTTAGTGAATACAAACCAGATGAATACATTGGGAGGGTTCATCCTCTGTTAGCTTTTTGAAATGGCACACCCCTTATATTGTAGGTGTTGTCAATATTCTGCATGCAAGAAATGTCATGATGGAAATTCCAGTCACTGATCTTTAGTTTATGTTCAATCAACCTTGAACAACTATAAAATGAAAGTACTTTGAGTTTACATGTGATCGTTTTTATTGCCGTTTATTGCTGCTGTATGCTAATTTACCCTTGTGTAATGTCTAGGCATGCTTGAATATTCTAAACACAAACTAGGCCTTTATCACTATAATATAATCACATGTATTTTTGCCCCACACTTAGTGATGCCTTTGTGGCTCTGCTCATGGCCTTTGACTTCTGTTGGAGTAAGAGTTCCTCTCACATGACACATGTCTCATGGAGTTACGCTGGCCACCCTCACGTGAATAGAGGCAGTCTAACACGTCTGCTTGGCCTTGGGAATTTGGGCTGCTTTTGAGATAGTTTACAACTTATTTCTACCCACTGTCAGTACCATTGTACATGTTTGGCATTATGACATGACAAGGAGTTGCATGATGGCACAAACATACTGGTATCCAGACTCGCCACAAGGAGGATATAGTTCCAACTTGGACCACAAGAGGGTGCTGCTTTACAATACAAGGACTTTGATGAATAAGGCTGAACCAGTGGAGGAAGGGAAGgcccatcctcagtgaatttaatTTTAAAAATAGTGTTGTGATGTGACTAATGTGATGACGTATTTATCGAATCAACTATGTTTAATGGTAATCAAATTTATCATGTAacaactcattaggaatttggggcaccatggAATAAGTTTTAATGAGTTACCATCTCTTGAATTAAACTCAAGATTACATATCAATAAGTCACATCAACTGttctcatatcagtctcattctgaaggTTGCAGACTTCTTGCAGGAATGCAAACTAGTACCTTTCAGCGAAATTTGCCgttttgaatccaaaataggTGACCTACATTCATGTAGATCTGTTGAGAAatgtttttttaggggggggggggggggggggggggggctttggtaTGCAAACGAGTGATGCACGTATTGGACCAATACTgtctgtatccaaggctcagccaatcgttcacataacaatGCAGCACGGCACTGACGAGACAACAATTTTGCTAGTTAAAGCATCAGTGTGCACTCTGGAAAGCGTGTCCCTTGAACGATAACGAAGAGGTAgtaggtgagaagcctgaccacggagactGTGGTGATGAAGCGTACTTTATGAGCTGTAACTGGAAAAACAgctggcatttggaaagtttgaggtgGGGGAGAAACTGGTGGAACAAGTATTGTTAGCATTGTCAAGTATCATGCAAGCTGGATCGAATTCTCCGTTAGCTAACCAGAGAAATGTTGAGGAACATTAGCCAAAATAactgatcaaataattgagtttGGTGTGTGAGAATTAGTTGGCTAATGAAGTCAGACAGCTAACGTAGCTTAAGTTATATCAGATGAGCTAACATTAGTAATCTAACCAATTCGCtatagtattaactggtatacGACTCCTTGCCATTCTTCAAGTTATAACGcgttagttgcttactggaccctggcaatctgtgaaatgttaactagctaacgaaattaactaatgttttccctctacagtttggttaattttcagaatgagagaattaggtgaAAATGAGGCATTGCTTTttaaacaagtggattcagggatcaagtgtaGCTGGACCTGGCTTTGGCCTAAGCTGGAAGCCACTATAGAGTTGAAAGGAACACTACACACTTTCCCCGTTTTTACTTTTTCAATACAGTAGATGAAAGGGGGTATGCCAGGTATAGTCTCTGCATGAAAGAGatcaattatgccaacaaagggtatctcACTCTGCTtgcacattgtagaacagatgttcacaggcagaaagtgtacaatgtaaaatGTGCAGTGTAGCCCAAATATATagtttttgttgtgttgaacttgacagtaacttgtgtgtgagagagggaggattaTAAAACATGTTACTCAGTGAAtgttatttttgcacacatgGAGCGCTTGATCCATGTTGTCTATAGGggccactataatagagcaaaaatagaaAGCTTGTTTGTTTaattctatttctactttaagcAGTTTTGTccccaagtgcaatatttagattgtgtgtggtcacaagtgttctattataaaggttgtcatggctaactgcaatattaatgtattgttttttCTCAAGACTTGTCATTTACAGTAAAGTCTAGGTAACAAATAACATTTGGAttgctttctttacatttttttagttgtgagttaggttcacattaaccactttttattttacacacagcgactgatcatgtagatcatattctGTGTTTATTTAGTTAAAACCTGCATTTCCCCCTAGCAGGGATTTTtttttgcatgtttcagtgcaacaaaaaaaaaactttttgggccctcaccagtttgcaCCCCTGTTCTTGAATCTGCAAGAACCCCAGCCTTTTCTGATCATTCAGTTCTACACACATTtaatttactaactaaataacacagaatacacatACTTACATGAGACAAAAGTCCTTAGTGGACTGACAAGATATGATGGCTTGTTATGGAGAGTGGTTGGGAAAGAGCGATAGAAAGGGACATTTATCGTGGATACATTCTATAACTATTCTCACATTAATCATATACCTTGCACATGAACCACCGCCCGTCTAGATAAGAAATGTAATTACTACATTTACGTGTAGATGTCTTTTGTTTGGTTTCAACAGAGAGATGACCATCGATCCTTCTATGGGGAAtggctctgattgtccaccagaggtcacatgGTCCTTAGTTGTCCTGGCTTTGGAGTGGTTTCTTCAGAACAGATCTTCAGATGTACCCATGATTGTCTGAGATGGGatcttctccttcctttctcgGGTAGATAGTCAAAGTTCTAATCCCTTTACATGCACAGCTGCAGACTGTCAATGTTTTGGTCTAGTGAGTTCATCTTCAACTCGTTGAGTTTGAGTTTCCAACCATTTTGTAACATTTAGCTCATGCTTCACGTTTGCGTGTTAATTTTTAACAAGTTATTTTTAGCACTCTGGTCGAAAAGGGTGGTTCCATCACACTGACACATTCTTCTGACCTAATT includes:
- the LOC110521922 gene encoding jupiter microtubule associated homolog 2 yields the protein MTSTNMFSGLDNGAKPSSRVLRPPGGVSSDLFGGYEGEAAASRRPHKMASNLFAPPEPQGVIRRTNPPGGKSSGIFGSPDAPAEQRRPVPPGGNTSNIIWGLESAPPSDKAHSNKPKDNISVGESPMPIPEPPAPLPKESPAKEVKEENVASPPPTPTKAAVETAPSPSAKKPEACLSELSLKDHEPHLGPRPRSHNKVLNPPGGKSSVVFY